In Streptomyces sp. NBC_01381, a genomic segment contains:
- a CDS encoding ABC transporter permease: MTGFIFLRVRAHRLLLAAALLAVLLTTAVLATLTAFSGSIGDAALRHSLRTRSAAQASLVVGAQVPPGARESADRAVREGARRTFDGLPVGLRSLARSGPYALPGTARQGGDPDLTHFAALDRSRIRLTKGSWPSSYAKGGPVEVALPEAAAARLKLGPGSAPLTLTDRLTGPKVTVEVTGVYRPADPTEPYWQLDELGGRGVRESVFLTYGPLLADPTALGEVSAGRTQWLATADFRGVTTERVGDLRSAAADGPAALAKSASLGGSPSASTALPEVLDRAERALLVSRSTLLIVALQLIMLAGYALLLVARLLGTERGGETALLIARGGSRGKVAWLATVEALLLALPAAVLAPLLAGPLTGLLAGHGALARTGVRLDTSTGTSTGTEVWLIGVATALGCALAVVAPALASSTGPLRRARSAALPAPLRAGADVGLLVIAAVAYWQLDSRTSGAGALSGDGAGGLGIDPLLVAAPALALLAGTVVTLRLLPPAARLAERRAARGRGLPGALAGWQLSRRPLRGAGPVLLLVLAVALGLLAIGQGASWDRSQEDQADFRAGTQLRVLASRVPEKEQAEVYASLPGVRDAAPAARSTMDLADDRQATVLALDGARALPGLLIREDRTDRAALAEALRSGKTGAVATEQFLRSSGAAVGSRVDVPVTGGSLRVTIVEAVPELPTTDAADPGTDGGALLLDLPGVNAVLQADGGKPLTPTEWWLTTRPGASADAAAALRARPDIDPEQVLVRDEIAAELRDDPLGAGPQSALLAVAVAAALLAAVGFAVSAAGSLRERSAEFAVLRALGAPRRQLARMIAAEQGFLLAVALLVGVAIGAVLTRAVVPLIVLTGDAARPVPPVLVELPLPQAATLLAAIAAVPFAIIAALSVSRGDPKVSLRHEGGN; the protein is encoded by the coding sequence GTGACGGGGTTCATATTTCTGCGCGTGCGCGCGCACCGGCTGCTGCTGGCCGCCGCGCTGCTCGCCGTGCTCCTCACCACGGCGGTCCTCGCCACCCTCACCGCGTTCTCCGGCTCGATCGGCGACGCGGCACTGCGGCACAGTCTCCGCACCCGCTCCGCGGCGCAGGCCTCGCTCGTCGTGGGGGCCCAAGTACCGCCCGGCGCACGGGAGTCGGCGGACCGGGCGGTGCGCGAGGGCGCGCGGCGCACCTTCGACGGGCTGCCGGTGGGCCTTCGCTCGCTGGCCCGTTCGGGGCCGTACGCGCTGCCGGGCACCGCGCGGCAGGGCGGCGACCCCGACCTCACGCACTTCGCGGCGCTCGACCGCTCCAGGATCCGCCTGACGAAGGGGAGTTGGCCCTCCTCGTACGCAAAGGGCGGCCCGGTCGAGGTCGCGCTCCCCGAGGCCGCCGCCGCCCGGCTGAAGCTCGGCCCCGGCTCCGCCCCGCTCACCCTCACCGACCGGCTGACCGGGCCGAAGGTCACCGTCGAGGTGACCGGCGTGTACCGCCCCGCCGATCCCACGGAGCCGTACTGGCAGCTGGACGAGCTGGGCGGCCGCGGGGTGCGCGAGAGCGTCTTCCTGACGTATGGACCTCTGCTCGCCGATCCGACGGCGCTGGGGGAGGTCTCGGCGGGCCGTACGCAGTGGCTGGCGACGGCGGATTTCCGCGGGGTGACCACGGAGCGGGTCGGCGACTTGCGTTCGGCGGCCGCCGACGGACCCGCCGCGCTCGCCAAGTCGGCGTCCCTGGGCGGCAGTCCGAGCGCGAGCACCGCGCTGCCCGAGGTGCTCGACCGGGCCGAGCGCGCGCTGCTCGTGTCCCGTTCGACGCTCCTGATCGTCGCCCTTCAGCTGATCATGCTCGCCGGGTACGCGCTGCTGCTCGTGGCCCGGCTGCTCGGCACGGAGCGCGGCGGTGAGACGGCGCTGCTCATCGCGCGCGGCGGCTCGCGCGGCAAGGTCGCCTGGCTCGCCACGGTCGAGGCCCTGCTGCTCGCCCTGCCCGCCGCGGTGCTCGCGCCGCTGCTCGCGGGCCCGCTGACCGGGCTGCTCGCGGGGCACGGCGCACTGGCGAGGACGGGGGTGCGGCTCGACACGTCGACGGGCACATCGACGGGTACGGAGGTGTGGCTGATCGGCGTGGCCACGGCCCTGGGCTGTGCGCTCGCGGTGGTCGCGCCCGCCCTCGCGTCGAGCACCGGGCCGCTGCGGCGCGCCCGGTCGGCGGCGCTGCCCGCCCCGCTGCGGGCAGGCGCCGACGTGGGGCTCCTGGTGATCGCGGCGGTGGCGTATTGGCAGCTGGACAGCAGGACGTCCGGTGCGGGCGCGCTGAGCGGTGACGGCGCGGGCGGCCTCGGCATCGATCCGCTGCTCGTGGCCGCGCCCGCGCTCGCCCTCCTGGCCGGCACGGTCGTGACGCTGCGGCTGCTGCCGCCCGCCGCACGCCTCGCCGAGCGCAGGGCGGCGCGGGGGCGCGGGCTTCCGGGTGCCCTTGCCGGCTGGCAGCTGAGCCGCAGGCCGTTGCGGGGCGCGGGGCCCGTGCTGCTCCTGGTGCTCGCGGTGGCGCTGGGCCTCCTCGCGATCGGCCAGGGGGCCTCTTGGGACCGCTCGCAGGAGGACCAGGCGGACTTCCGGGCCGGTACGCAGCTCAGGGTGCTCGCCAGTCGCGTACCGGAGAAGGAGCAGGCCGAGGTGTACGCGTCGCTTCCGGGCGTCCGTGATGCCGCTCCCGCCGCGCGCTCCACGATGGACCTCGCCGACGACCGGCAGGCGACGGTGCTCGCGCTCGACGGTGCGCGGGCGCTGCCGGGCCTGCTGATCAGGGAGGACCGCACCGACCGTGCGGCGCTGGCCGAAGCCCTGCGGTCCGGGAAGACGGGGGCGGTCGCCACCGAGCAGTTCCTGCGCTCCAGCGGGGCGGCCGTGGGCTCCCGGGTCGATGTGCCGGTGACCGGCGGCTCGTTGCGGGTGACCATCGTCGAGGCGGTGCCGGAGCTGCCGACGACCGATGCGGCCGATCCCGGGACCGACGGGGGCGCGCTGCTCCTGGACCTGCCGGGCGTGAACGCGGTGCTCCAGGCGGACGGCGGGAAGCCGCTCACCCCCACCGAGTGGTGGCTCACCACCCGCCCCGGCGCCTCCGCCGACGCGGCCGCCGCCCTGCGCGCCCGCCCCGACATCGACCCCGAACAGGTCCTGGTCCGCGACGAGATCGCCGCGGAGCTGCGCGACGACCCGCTGGGCGCGGGCCCCCAGTCGGCGCTGCTCGCCGTGGCGGTGGCGGCGGCCCTGCTCGCGGCGGTGGGCTTCGCGGTGAGCGCGGCGGGGTCGCTGCGCGAGCGCTCGGCGGAGTTCGCGGTCCTGCGCGCACTGGGCGCACCGCGCCGCCAGCTGGCCCGCATGATCGCGGCGGAGCAGGGCTTCCTCCTGGCCGTCGCCCTGCTGGTCGGCGTGGCCATCGGCGCGGTCCTGACGCGGGCCGTGGTCCCCCTGATCGTGCTCACCGGAGACGCGGCACGGCCGGTGCCCCCGGTCCTGGTGGAACTGCCGCTCCCCCAGGCGGCCACGCTCCTCGCGGCCATCGCGGCCGTCCCCTTCGCGATCATCGCCGCCCTGTCCGTGAGCCGCGGCGACCCGAAGGTGTCACTGCGCCACGAGGGAGGCAACTGA
- a CDS encoding globin: MDHVNEIPRGTLQEQTFYEQVGGEETFRRLVHLFYQGVSEDPLLRPMYPEEDLGPAEERLALFLMQYWGGPRTYSDNRGHPRLRMRHAPFTVDRAAHDAWLKHMRAAVEELKLSEEHERTLWNYLTYAAASMVNSEG, from the coding sequence ATGGACCATGTGAATGAGATCCCGCGCGGCACGCTTCAGGAGCAGACCTTCTACGAACAGGTCGGCGGCGAGGAGACCTTCAGGCGCCTGGTGCACCTCTTCTACCAGGGGGTTTCGGAGGACCCGCTGCTGCGGCCGATGTACCCGGAGGAGGATCTGGGCCCGGCCGAGGAGCGTCTCGCGCTGTTCCTGATGCAGTACTGGGGCGGCCCGCGCACCTACAGCGACAACCGCGGCCACCCCCGGCTGCGGATGCGGCACGCCCCGTTCACCGTCGACCGGGCCGCGCACGACGCTTGGCTGAAGCACATGCGGGCCGCCGTCGAGGAGCTGAAGCTCTCCGAGGAGCACGAGCGGACGCTGTGGAACTACCTGACGTACGCGGCGGCGTCCATGGTCAACTCCGAGGGCTGA
- a CDS encoding methyltransferase domain-containing protein gives MGSEAETPLAARARAALVREIEASGACAGDPALLTAFTQVPRHLFVPYYYVAATGGGYERLWGEDPDPLRRARWLDGAYADAPLATRVRDGELLSSSSQPSLMAKMLAELALPPDGCDVLEIGAGTGYNAALLAHRLGDEHITTVDLDPEITESARRHLATAGYHPAVVTGDGAAGCPERAPYDRIIATCTLSSVPRAWLAQCRPGAHVLAPLATGLITLTVRDAEHAEGRFLHTPAYFVPLRGGSTRAPQEQPLGGLPRRALQNELFRFLLELTAGTLNPYEALALWQREGRPVRERYGVSVSGPHEWAWLDDPEGPYAWPL, from the coding sequence ATGGGATCCGAAGCCGAAACCCCGCTCGCCGCGCGGGCCAGGGCCGCGTTGGTGCGCGAGATCGAGGCGAGCGGTGCCTGCGCCGGGGATCCGGCGCTGCTGACGGCGTTCACACAGGTCCCGCGCCATCTGTTCGTGCCGTACTACTACGTGGCGGCGACGGGCGGCGGCTATGAACGTCTCTGGGGCGAGGACCCCGACCCCCTGCGCAGGGCGCGCTGGCTGGACGGCGCGTACGCGGACGCCCCGCTCGCCACCCGCGTACGCGACGGAGAGCTGCTCTCGTCCAGCAGCCAGCCCTCCCTGATGGCGAAGATGCTGGCGGAGCTCGCGCTGCCGCCGGACGGCTGCGACGTCCTGGAGATCGGCGCGGGCACCGGCTACAACGCCGCCCTGCTCGCCCACCGCCTTGGCGATGAGCACATCACCACCGTCGATCTCGACCCGGAGATCACCGAGTCCGCACGGCGGCATCTGGCGACCGCCGGCTACCACCCGGCCGTGGTCACCGGCGACGGTGCCGCGGGCTGCCCCGAGCGCGCCCCGTACGACCGGATCATCGCGACCTGCACCCTGAGCTCGGTGCCGCGCGCCTGGCTCGCCCAGTGCAGGCCCGGCGCCCACGTTCTCGCGCCGCTCGCGACCGGTCTGATCACGCTGACGGTGCGGGACGCCGAGCACGCCGAGGGGCGCTTCCTGCACACCCCCGCGTACTTCGTGCCGCTGCGGGGCGGCAGCACAAGGGCCCCGCAGGAGCAGCCGCTGGGCGGGCTGCCCCGCAGGGCCCTGCAGAACGAGCTGTTCCGCTTCTTGCTCGAGCTGACCGCGGGCACCCTCAACCCTTACGAGGCGCTTGCCCTGTGGCAGCGCGAGGGCCGGCCGGTGCGCGAGCGGTACGGCGTCAGCGTGAGCGGCCCGCACGAGTGGGCCTGGCTGGACGACCCCGAAGGGCCGTACGCCTGGCCGCTCTGA
- a CDS encoding FHA domain-containing protein, translating into MPTCPNGHQSGSDDWCEVCGHRMAGAVPPPPPPPPPGAPGYGYPPPGPGQDPGFPQPGPGRPHLAAVPDQGAEAELCPQCRTPREAMAPFCEECRWNFLTNTATSYTPAAPHPPVNPAQQFQQQGPPGPPAGTQPGQDPFGYQGSRPSQMNRPAEPIPPFGNGGNGSGQVPPPYGGEAPVPPPFNGGDPSGQPPQPFQQQGPPAPPAFPQETGTPPPPQGPGAPGPSFGDDWVLPPPSSAAPQAPEQGDWGQQAPQTQPPQGFQSVPGPGVGTVSWTATIGPDREYFMAMMHRSGPEASGLNLPAYSPEQQRPLVGNQITIGRRRHSTGDTPDIDLSVPPEDPGVSHQHAVLVQQPDGTWAVVDQNSTNGTTVNNGEEPIQPFVPVPLQDGDQVHVGAWTTITIRHG; encoded by the coding sequence ATGCCGACCTGCCCGAACGGACACCAGTCGGGTTCCGACGACTGGTGCGAGGTCTGCGGTCACCGCATGGCCGGTGCCGTGCCGCCGCCTCCCCCGCCACCGCCCCCGGGCGCTCCCGGCTACGGCTATCCGCCGCCGGGCCCCGGCCAGGACCCCGGCTTCCCGCAGCCCGGCCCCGGACGCCCGCATCTGGCCGCCGTGCCGGACCAGGGTGCCGAGGCCGAGCTGTGCCCGCAGTGCCGCACGCCCCGCGAGGCGATGGCGCCGTTCTGCGAGGAGTGCCGCTGGAACTTCCTGACGAACACGGCGACCTCGTACACCCCGGCCGCCCCGCACCCGCCGGTGAACCCGGCCCAGCAGTTCCAGCAGCAGGGCCCGCCGGGACCCCCCGCGGGCACCCAGCCGGGTCAGGACCCCTTCGGGTACCAGGGCTCGCGGCCCTCGCAGATGAACCGCCCCGCCGAGCCGATCCCACCGTTCGGCAACGGCGGCAACGGCTCGGGTCAGGTCCCCCCGCCGTACGGCGGCGAGGCGCCCGTACCGCCGCCCTTCAACGGCGGCGACCCTTCCGGTCAGCCCCCGCAGCCGTTCCAGCAGCAGGGTCCGCCCGCGCCGCCCGCGTTCCCGCAGGAGACCGGCACCCCGCCGCCTCCGCAGGGACCCGGTGCTCCCGGCCCGTCGTTCGGCGACGACTGGGTGCTCCCGCCGCCCTCGTCGGCGGCCCCGCAGGCTCCCGAGCAGGGCGACTGGGGTCAGCAGGCTCCGCAGACGCAGCCGCCGCAGGGCTTCCAGTCGGTCCCCGGGCCCGGTGTCGGCACCGTCTCCTGGACGGCGACGATCGGCCCTGACCGCGAGTACTTCATGGCGATGATGCACCGCAGCGGCCCCGAGGCATCGGGCCTGAACCTGCCCGCGTACTCGCCCGAGCAGCAGCGTCCGCTGGTCGGCAACCAGATCACGATCGGCCGCCGCCGCCACTCCACGGGCGACACCCCGGACATCGACCTGTCGGTGCCGCCGGAGGACCCGGGGGTTTCGCACCAGCACGCGGTCCTGGTCCAGCAGCCGGACGGCACCTGGGCGGTCGTCGACCAGAACTCGACCAACGGCACGACGGTCAACAACGGCGAGGAGCCCATCCAGCCGTTCGTCCCCGTGCCGCTGCAGGACGGCGACCAGGTGCATGTGGGCGCCTGGACGACGATCACGATCAGGCACGGCTAG
- a CDS encoding VWA domain-containing protein yields the protein MANFSKSNVPQFSVDVYQNEYLPEGGREVNAIATVTSTGGGTVGSAVSAPHLYSAGQTPDAAVAIMVDCSGSMDYPPTKMRGARDATSAAIDAVRDGVHFAVIGGTHVAKEVYPGDGRLAVADARTRGEAKQALRKLSAGGGTAIGTWLCLADRLLASADVSIRHGILLTDGRNEHESPGDLKAALDSCAGRFTCDARGVGTDWEVKEVTGIASALLGTADIVADPSGLSADFTQMMEAAMGKEVADVGLRLWTPMGVEIKFVKQVAPTVEELTDRRTEAGPRAGDYPTGSWGDESRDYHICVEVPNAELGQEMLAARVSLIVPQPDGSVQTLSQGLVRAVWTDDMAASTSINPQVAHYTGQAELAQVIQQGLDARKSGDVDGATAKLGRAVQLASASGNTDTAKLLSKVVDVVDAVAGTVRLKARVAEADEMTLETRSTKTVRVKK from the coding sequence ATGGCCAACTTCTCGAAGTCGAACGTGCCGCAGTTCTCGGTCGACGTGTATCAGAACGAGTACCTCCCGGAGGGCGGCCGCGAGGTCAACGCGATCGCCACGGTGACCTCGACGGGCGGTGGCACGGTCGGTTCCGCGGTCAGCGCCCCGCACCTGTACTCGGCGGGCCAGACCCCGGACGCGGCCGTGGCGATCATGGTCGACTGTTCAGGGTCGATGGACTATCCGCCGACGAAGATGCGCGGTGCCCGGGACGCGACGTCCGCCGCGATCGACGCCGTACGTGACGGAGTCCACTTCGCGGTGATCGGCGGCACGCATGTCGCCAAGGAGGTCTACCCGGGGGACGGCCGGCTCGCGGTCGCCGACGCGCGGACGCGGGGCGAGGCCAAGCAGGCGCTGCGCAAGCTCAGCGCGGGCGGCGGCACGGCGATCGGCACCTGGCTGTGCCTTGCCGACCGGCTGCTCGCCTCGGCCGACGTATCGATCCGGCACGGAATCCTGCTGACCGACGGCCGCAATGAACACGAGTCACCCGGGGACCTGAAGGCCGCGCTCGACTCCTGCGCCGGCCGCTTCACCTGCGACGCCCGCGGCGTCGGCACGGACTGGGAGGTGAAGGAGGTCACGGGCATCGCCTCCGCGCTGCTCGGCACGGCCGACATCGTCGCCGACCCCTCGGGTCTGTCCGCCGACTTCACGCAGATGATGGAGGCGGCGATGGGCAAGGAGGTCGCCGACGTCGGTCTGCGGCTGTGGACGCCGATGGGCGTGGAGATCAAGTTCGTCAAGCAAGTGGCGCCCACGGTCGAGGAGTTGACCGATCGCCGCACGGAGGCGGGACCCCGTGCCGGGGACTATCCCACCGGGTCCTGGGGCGACGAGTCCCGCGACTACCACATCTGTGTCGAGGTGCCGAACGCCGAGCTGGGCCAGGAGATGCTCGCGGCCCGCGTCTCGCTGATCGTGCCGCAGCCGGACGGCAGCGTGCAGACGCTGTCGCAGGGCCTAGTGCGGGCGGTGTGGACGGACGACATGGCCGCATCGACGTCGATCAATCCGCAGGTGGCGCACTACACGGGCCAGGCGGAACTGGCACAGGTGATCCAGCAGGGCCTCGATGCGCGCAAATCGGGAGATGTCGACGGAGCAACGGCCAAACTGGGCCGTGCCGTTCAGCTCGCGAGCGCTTCGGGGAACACGGACACCGCCAAGCTGCTTTCGAAGGTGGTCGACGTGGTGGATGCCGTGGCAGGTACTGTTCGATTGAAGGCGAGGGTCGCCGAGGCCGACGAGATGACTCTCGAGACGCGGTCCACGAAGACTGTTCGCGTGAAGAAGTAG
- a CDS encoding protein phosphatase 2C domain-containing protein, giving the protein MSQMHQQTAGAAGSTCPGCEEPLEAGDLFCGACGYDLSAQPVGAADGGDHPTIAINGAAPQAPPAPRASDASSADWPVAPDVDSSDMPVPAHLPTDLPGTDSAGGELSVDAQVAPAEPDEYPLPAPGARPEPEPADPRTALPEPTPPAGTKLCVACRSGRVDPDGYCENCGHAQPRERDHMEQELGAVAAVSDRGLRHHRNEDAFAISSAALPDGSPAVVAIVCDGVSSATRPDEASLAASRAANESLLDALPRGTHPQQAMHDAILSASEAVNALAAEPTQAREHAPHQNAPACTLVGSIVAGGLLVVGWVGDSRAYWVPDDRSGPTVRLTEDDSWAAQMVAAGLMNEAEAYADERAHAITGWLGADAYELEPHTASFKPDRAGVVVVCTDGLWNYAEGVEEMARAVPADSAERPLHSAQVLVGHALDGGGHDNVTVAILPFRVMPQGAGSA; this is encoded by the coding sequence ATGTCGCAGATGCACCAGCAGACTGCCGGGGCCGCCGGTTCCACGTGCCCCGGCTGCGAAGAGCCGCTGGAGGCGGGTGACCTCTTCTGTGGCGCCTGCGGGTACGACCTGTCGGCGCAGCCGGTGGGCGCGGCCGACGGCGGCGACCATCCCACGATCGCGATCAACGGCGCTGCGCCACAAGCACCGCCGGCGCCCCGGGCGTCCGACGCCTCGTCCGCGGACTGGCCCGTCGCCCCGGACGTGGACAGCTCGGACATGCCGGTGCCCGCGCACCTGCCGACCGATCTGCCGGGCACGGACTCGGCGGGCGGGGAGCTCTCGGTGGACGCGCAGGTCGCCCCCGCCGAGCCGGACGAGTACCCGCTGCCCGCGCCGGGAGCCCGCCCGGAGCCCGAGCCCGCCGACCCCCGTACGGCGCTGCCGGAGCCGACGCCGCCGGCCGGCACCAAGCTCTGCGTGGCCTGCCGTTCGGGCCGTGTCGACCCGGACGGCTACTGCGAGAACTGCGGGCACGCCCAGCCCCGCGAGCGCGACCACATGGAGCAGGAGCTGGGCGCGGTCGCCGCGGTCAGCGACCGCGGTCTGCGCCACCACCGCAACGAGGACGCGTTCGCGATCTCGTCGGCCGCGCTGCCGGACGGTTCGCCCGCCGTCGTCGCGATCGTCTGCGACGGCGTCTCCTCGGCGACCCGCCCCGACGAGGCCTCCCTCGCCGCGTCGCGCGCGGCCAACGAGTCGCTGCTCGACGCGCTGCCGCGCGGCACGCATCCGCAGCAGGCCATGCACGACGCGATCCTCTCGGCGTCCGAGGCGGTCAACGCCCTTGCCGCGGAGCCCACTCAGGCCAGGGAGCACGCCCCGCACCAGAACGCGCCCGCGTGCACGCTCGTCGGCTCGATCGTCGCCGGCGGCCTGCTCGTCGTCGGCTGGGTCGGCGACAGCCGTGCCTACTGGGTCCCCGACGACCGCAGCGGCCCGACCGTCCGCCTCACCGAGGACGACTCGTGGGCCGCGCAGATGGTGGCGGCGGGTCTGATGAACGAGGCGGAGGCGTACGCGGACGAGCGCGCGCACGCCATCACGGGCTGGCTCGGCGCGGATGCGTACGAACTGGAGCCGCACACCGCTTCCTTCAAGCCGGACCGTGCGGGTGTAGTGGTGGTGTGCACGGACGGACTGTGGAACTACGCGGAGGGTGTGGAGGAGATGGCACGTGCCGTACCCGCCGATTCCGCCGAGCGGCCGCTGCACAGCGCCCAGGTCCTGGTCGGTCACGCGCTGGACGGCGGGGGCCACGACAACGTAACAGTGGCCATTCTGCCGTTCCGTGTCATGCCGCAAGGGGCAGGATCGGCCTAG
- a CDS encoding serine/threonine-protein kinase translates to MSEQRKCQRPGCTGSYEDMGGGELYCDTCGLAPVVSPNGMVSSPPTGLTSGGKGSNSSSSRSSSRASSRSSSRSQSSRRSVSGRLSRSLSGSLSSRSVSVRSSGSAAGSSGRSRLGMGLVQVPEVPRPDPRQAVQENPEVPERKRFCSRSDCGAPVGRARGDRPGRTEGFCTKCGHPYSFVPKLNQGDIVHGQYEVVGCLAHGGLGWVYLAIDRAVSDRWVVLKGLLDTGDQDAMAAAISERRFLAEIEHSNIVRIYNFVEHLDQRTGSMDGYIVMEYVGGKSLKEIANGRRTAEGKRDPLPVEQACAFGIEALEALGHLHSRNLLYCDFKVDNAIQTEDQLKLIDMGAVRRMDDEESAIYGTVGYQGPEVAEAGPSVASDLYTVARTLAVLTFDFQGYTNVFVDSLPDPDNIEVFRKYESFYRLLVRATDPDPARRFASAQEMAEQLTGVLREVVALQTGRPRPALSTLFGPEVKVTDTELFTELTGDVSSLGARALPTGRRELTTGNGGPPPVPSAPPARIVRHLDASATSLALPVPRVDPNDPNAGFLAGLMASAPAELITALRAAPADSVELRLRGLRARLSMGEPDSAAQALAELEVQHPDDWRVVWYRGIASLTTGDHETAALSFDAVYDAFPGEPAPKLALGVCAEVLGQLDNAAEYYRLVWTTDPSYVSAAFGLARVQLAAGDRRGAVSTLESVPEASIHYTAARVAAVRARLRARLAGDTAPPPGGALLDFLDDLTAAAGQVEALAGFGLDAVRRERLSTEVLGTALDWVLSGSHSGHAAAPPTASSGSRTVLLGSDLDERGLRFGLERSYRTLARLAQGGEERIELVERANRFRPRTWV, encoded by the coding sequence ATGAGCGAGCAGCGGAAGTGCCAGCGACCCGGATGCACAGGGTCGTACGAGGACATGGGCGGCGGCGAGCTGTACTGCGACACCTGTGGCCTGGCCCCGGTCGTCTCGCCGAACGGCATGGTGTCGTCGCCGCCGACCGGCCTCACCAGCGGCGGCAAGGGCTCCAACAGCAGCAGCTCCAGGTCGAGTTCGCGCGCATCGTCCCGTTCCTCGTCGCGCTCCCAGTCCTCGCGCCGTTCGGTTTCGGGGCGGCTCTCGCGCTCCCTGTCCGGCAGCCTTTCGTCCCGTTCGGTGTCGGTGCGCAGCTCAGGATCGGCGGCGGGCTCCTCGGGCCGCAGCAGGCTGGGCATGGGCCTGGTGCAGGTGCCCGAGGTGCCGCGCCCCGACCCGCGCCAGGCGGTGCAGGAGAACCCCGAGGTGCCCGAGCGGAAGCGGTTCTGCTCGCGCTCCGACTGCGGGGCGCCGGTGGGCCGCGCCCGCGGTGACCGGCCGGGCCGCACGGAGGGGTTCTGCACCAAGTGCGGCCACCCGTACTCGTTCGTGCCGAAGCTGAACCAGGGCGACATCGTGCACGGTCAGTACGAGGTCGTGGGCTGTCTGGCGCACGGCGGCCTCGGCTGGGTCTATCTCGCCATCGACCGCGCGGTCTCCGACCGCTGGGTGGTCCTCAAGGGCCTGCTCGACACGGGCGACCAGGACGCGATGGCCGCCGCGATCTCCGAGCGCCGCTTCCTCGCCGAGATCGAGCACTCGAACATCGTCCGCATCTACAACTTCGTCGAGCACCTCGACCAGCGCACGGGCTCCATGGACGGCTACATCGTCATGGAGTACGTCGGCGGAAAGTCCCTGAAGGAGATCGCCAACGGCCGCCGTACGGCGGAGGGAAAGCGCGATCCGCTGCCGGTGGAGCAGGCCTGCGCGTTCGGCATCGAGGCCCTCGAGGCGCTCGGACATCTGCACAGCCGCAATCTTCTGTACTGCGACTTCAAGGTCGACAACGCGATCCAGACCGAGGACCAGCTCAAGCTGATCGACATGGGCGCGGTCCGCCGGATGGACGACGAGGAATCGGCGATCTACGGCACGGTCGGCTATCAGGGCCCCGAAGTCGCGGAGGCGGGGCCCTCAGTGGCCTCGGACCTCTACACGGTGGCGCGCACCCTCGCGGTGCTCACCTTCGACTTCCAGGGCTATACGAACGTGTTCGTGGACTCCCTGCCGGACCCCGACAACATCGAGGTCTTCCGCAAGTACGAGTCGTTCTACCGCCTGTTGGTGCGCGCCACCGACCCGGACCCGGCCCGCAGGTTCGCCTCCGCGCAGGAGATGGCGGAGCAGCTCACGGGCGTCCTGCGGGAGGTCGTCGCGCTGCAGACGGGACGGCCCAGGCCCGCGCTCTCCACGCTGTTCGGGCCCGAAGTCAAGGTCACGGACACGGAGTTGTTCACCGAGCTCACCGGGGACGTGTCGAGCCTCGGGGCGCGTGCGCTGCCCACCGGGCGCCGCGAGCTCACCACGGGCAACGGCGGTCCGCCGCCGGTCCCGTCCGCGCCGCCCGCCCGCATCGTCCGCCACCTCGACGCGTCCGCGACGTCGCTCGCGCTTCCGGTGCCCCGCGTCGACCCGAACGACCCGAACGCCGGCTTCCTCGCCGGGCTCATGGCCTCCGCGCCCGCCGAGCTGATCACCGCTCTGCGGGCGGCGCCCGCCGACTCGGTGGAGCTGCGGCTGCGCGGCCTGCGCGCCCGGCTCTCCATGGGTGAACCGGATTCGGCCGCCCAGGCGTTGGCGGAGCTCGAGGTGCAGCATCCGGACGACTGGCGGGTGGTCTGGTACCGGGGCATCGCCTCACTGACGACCGGTGACCACGAGACGGCGGCGCTGTCCTTCGACGCCGTGTACGACGCGTTCCCCGGCGAGCCCGCGCCCAAGCTGGCCCTGGGCGTCTGTGCGGAGGTCCTTGGCCAGCTGGACAACGCGGCCGAGTACTACCGCCTGGTGTGGACCACCGACCCGAGCTATGTCAGCGCGGCGTTCGGCCTGGCCCGCGTACAGCTCGCGGCGGGCGACCGGCGGGGCGCCGTGAGCACCCTGGAGTCGGTGCCGGAGGCCTCGATCCACTACACGGCGGCCCGGGTGGCCGCGGTCCGGGCGCGGCTGCGGGCGCGACTGGCGGGGGACACCGCGCCGCCGCCCGGCGGCGCCCTGCTCGACTTCCTTGACGACCTGACGGCGGCCGCCGGGCAGGTGGAGGCCCTCGCGGGCTTCGGCCTCGACGCGGTGCGCAGGGAGCGTCTGTCGACCGAGGTCCTCGGCACGGCGCTGGACTGGGTACTCTCCGGTAGTCACTCTGGTCACGCCGCCGCGCCGCCAACGGCGTCGTCGGGCTCGCGGACCGTGCTCCTTGGCAGCGACCTGGACGAGCGCGGACTCCGCTTCGGCCTCGAGCGCTCGTACCGAACGCTTGCCCGGCTCGCCCAGGGTGGCGAGGAGAGGATCGAACTGGTGGAACGGGCCAACCGATTCCGCCCCCGGACGTGGGTGTGA